From Pseudomonas sp. G.S.17, the proteins below share one genomic window:
- the ubiB gene encoding ubiquinone biosynthesis regulatory protein kinase UbiB — MKLLAVRRLFRIQRVVIRYRLDDLLFALPLPWWMLALRFVMPWRWFPRKVSELPRGARLRMALQDLGPIFIKFGQLLSTRRDLLPEDIADELMLLQDRVPPFDPQLAIKLIEEQLGAKISEVFSRFDVTPLASASVAQVHSAKLKTGEEVVVKVVRPGLKPIIGQDLAWLFILARTAERMSADARLLHPVDVVVDYEKTIYDELDLLREAANSSQLRRNFEGSQLLYVPQVYWDWCRPKVLVMERIYGIQVTDLATLADQRTDMKMLAERGVEIFFTQVFRDSFFHADMHPGNIFVSTVNPWSPQYIAIDCGIVGSLTPEDQDYLARNLFAFFKRDYRRVAQLHIDSGWVPAETKLNEFEAAIRTVCEPIFEKPLKDISFGQVLMRLFQTARRFNMEVQPQLVLLQKTLLNIEGLGRQLYPDLDLWSTAQPFLERWMRERVSPKTLFSNLQSQVEQIPHLANMTRDLLERMSQPHANDPPPPWRERGDGWALRLLGAGLLAGGAVMASTLAADGGALVAPTAWPAWIMLVAGLYLVVRR; from the coding sequence ATGAAGTTGCTTGCCGTCCGCCGTCTGTTCCGCATCCAGCGTGTCGTGATCCGCTACCGTCTCGATGACTTGCTGTTCGCCCTGCCCCTGCCCTGGTGGATGCTCGCCCTGCGGTTTGTCATGCCGTGGCGCTGGTTTCCGCGCAAGGTGTCGGAGCTGCCGCGCGGCGCTCGACTGCGCATGGCGTTGCAGGATCTGGGACCGATCTTCATCAAGTTCGGCCAGTTGCTGTCTACGCGCCGCGACCTGTTGCCGGAAGACATCGCCGATGAGCTGATGCTGTTGCAGGACCGCGTGCCGCCGTTCGATCCGCAACTGGCGATCAAGCTGATTGAAGAGCAGCTGGGCGCGAAGATCAGCGAAGTGTTCAGCCGCTTTGATGTAACGCCGCTGGCCTCGGCGTCGGTGGCGCAAGTCCACTCCGCCAAGCTCAAGACCGGCGAAGAAGTCGTGGTCAAAGTGGTGCGTCCGGGCCTCAAGCCGATCATCGGCCAGGATCTGGCGTGGCTGTTCATTCTGGCCCGCACCGCCGAGCGCATGTCCGCCGATGCGCGCCTGCTGCATCCGGTGGACGTGGTCGTTGACTACGAAAAAACCATCTACGACGAACTGGACCTGCTGCGCGAAGCGGCCAACTCCAGCCAGCTGCGCCGCAACTTTGAAGGCTCGCAGCTGTTGTACGTGCCGCAAGTCTATTGGGACTGGTGCCGGCCGAAAGTGCTGGTCATGGAGCGCATCTACGGCATTCAGGTCACCGATCTGGCGACCTTGGCCGATCAGCGCACCGACATGAAAATGCTCGCCGAACGGGGCGTGGAGATTTTCTTCACCCAGGTGTTTCGCGACAGTTTTTTCCACGCAGACATGCACCCCGGCAATATTTTCGTCAGCACCGTCAACCCGTGGAGCCCGCAATACATTGCCATCGACTGCGGGATTGTCGGCAGCCTGACGCCGGAAGATCAGGACTATCTGGCGCGTAACCTGTTTGCCTTCTTCAAGCGCGACTACCGCCGCGTGGCGCAGCTGCATATTGATTCGGGCTGGGTGCCGGCTGAAACCAAGCTCAACGAGTTCGAAGCGGCGATCCGCACCGTGTGCGAGCCGATCTTCGAAAAACCGCTCAAGGATATTTCCTTTGGCCAGGTGCTGATGCGACTGTTCCAGACCGCGCGACGCTTCAACATGGAAGTCCAGCCGCAACTGGTGCTGCTGCAGAAAACCCTGTTGAACATCGAAGGCCTGGGTCGCCAGCTATATCCGGATCTGGACCTGTGGAGCACCGCCCAGCCGTTCCTCGAACGCTGGATGCGCGAGCGCGTCAGCCCGAAAACCCTGTTCAGTAACCTGCAATCCCAGGTCGAGCAAATTCCGCATCTGGCCAACATGACCCGCGACCTGCTGGAGCGTATGTCCCAGCCCCACGCCAACGATCCACCGCCACCATGGCGCGAGCGCGGTGATGGCTGGGCCTTGCGCCTGCTGGGCGCCGGGTTGCTGGCTGGCGGCGCGGTCATGGCCTCGACGCTGGCCGCAGACGGTGGCGCACTGGTCGCGCCGACTGCCTGGCCGGCGTGGATCATGCTCGTTGCCGGTTTGTATCTGGTCGTGCGCCGATAG
- the hisI gene encoding phosphoribosyl-AMP cyclohydrolase — protein MKDWLDEIKWDSDGLVPAIAQDHKTGRVLMMAWMNREALSLTAAENRAIYWSRSRGKLWRKGEESGHVQKLHELRLDCDADVIIMMVEQIGGIACHTGRESCFYRVYDDAGWKTVDPVLKDPDSIYHAGH, from the coding sequence ATGAAAGACTGGCTGGACGAAATCAAATGGGACAGCGACGGCCTGGTGCCGGCGATTGCCCAGGATCACAAGACCGGACGCGTGTTGATGATGGCGTGGATGAACCGTGAGGCGCTGAGCCTGACCGCCGCCGAAAATCGCGCCATCTATTGGTCGCGTTCACGTGGCAAACTCTGGCGCAAAGGCGAAGAATCAGGCCATGTGCAGAAACTGCATGAGCTGCGCCTGGACTGCGACGCCGACGTGATCATCATGATGGTCGAACAAATCGGCGGCATCGCTTGCCATACCGGTCGCGAAAGCTGTTTCTACCGCGTCTACGACGATGCCGGCTGGAAAACCGTGGACCCGGTGCTGAAAGATCCGGACTCCATTTACCACGCAGGACACTGA
- the tatB gene encoding Sec-independent protein translocase protein TatB, which yields MFGISFSELLLVGLVALLVLGPERLPGAARTAGLWVGRLKRSFNAIKQEVEREIGADEIRRQLHNEHILSLEQEARKIMSPQPPAAAPASAAEVTSAPVEPVVSTVPVTPPAPTPAELGPAAPAGTTPAETVPVEPAKPAEATPVEALPHAEPTPIPSAPSANDSSLPPRAP from the coding sequence ATGTTTGGTATCAGCTTCTCTGAACTGCTGCTCGTCGGTCTCGTCGCCTTGCTGGTGCTGGGGCCGGAGCGTCTGCCGGGTGCCGCGCGCACCGCCGGACTCTGGGTAGGCCGGTTGAAACGCAGCTTCAATGCGATCAAACAGGAAGTTGAACGCGAAATCGGCGCCGACGAAATCCGTCGGCAGCTGCATAACGAACACATTCTGTCGCTGGAGCAGGAAGCGCGCAAAATCATGTCGCCGCAACCGCCTGCCGCTGCACCTGCGTCCGCTGCTGAAGTAACGAGTGCGCCGGTCGAGCCGGTTGTCTCCACGGTGCCGGTGACCCCGCCCGCGCCAACGCCTGCCGAGCTGGGTCCTGCCGCACCTGCCGGAACTACGCCTGCCGAAACCGTGCCGGTCGAGCCTGCAAAACCTGCCGAAGCGACGCCTGTTGAAGCATTACCGCACGCCGAACCGACGCCGATTCCCAGCGCGCCTTCCGCCAACGATTCGTCACTGCCCCCGCGAGCCCCATGA
- a CDS encoding methyl-accepting chemotaxis protein: MPRWFTQALGNMSVSLKLAVGFGLVLLLTVLITLTGWLSVTSLIDRGDKLAAIGQVSQATLDLRVKRMAYEMQYSAETAAGVTAALDKLDSEVKLARARVVSPESQKWLDQQTQSAVEYRRSFAQMTQAMASREASRSLMGDAADKAVAEIDKIEASLLQGDDMLQFNGAVEVSKLIQQARYQVRGYTYSGKAEFEKNANAGIDQALIGINTLAGNIPPVYLGQLQTAIVGLKAYQAAVGQYRDAQQASKEALAKMTAQGQDLLDFSDKLNADQYSKRGTESQQAKSMLTLATVLALLFGVIAAWVITRQIVVPLLHTLQIVERVASGDLSNNLTIDRKDELGKLQGSIQRMTVSLRELIGGIRDGVTQIASAAEQLSAVTEQTSAGVNSQKVETDQVATAMHEMTATVQEVARNAEEASEAAVAADQQAREGDRVVNEAIAQIERLAAEVGNSTEAMSELKRESDKIGSVLDVIKSVAQQTNLLALNAAIEAARAGEAGRGFAVVADEVRSLAQRTQKSTEEIEQLISGLQSGTQQVATIMDNSRELTVSSVDLTRRAGNSLENITRTVSAIQAMNQQIAAAAEEQSATAEEINRSILNVRDVSEQTAASSEETAASSVELARLGSHLQVLVSKFRV, translated from the coding sequence ATGCCGCGCTGGTTCACCCAAGCCCTAGGAAACATGAGCGTCAGTCTCAAGCTGGCAGTGGGCTTCGGCCTGGTGTTGTTATTGACCGTATTGATCACGCTCACCGGCTGGCTGAGCGTGACCTCTTTGATCGATCGCGGCGACAAGCTGGCGGCCATCGGGCAGGTCAGCCAGGCAACGCTGGACTTGCGCGTCAAACGTATGGCCTACGAGATGCAATACAGCGCGGAGACTGCCGCTGGGGTCACGGCCGCACTGGATAAGCTCGACAGCGAAGTGAAACTCGCCCGTGCTCGAGTCGTGAGTCCGGAAAGCCAGAAGTGGCTGGATCAGCAGACTCAGTCAGCGGTCGAGTACCGACGCTCGTTTGCGCAGATGACCCAGGCGATGGCGTCCCGCGAAGCAAGCCGCTCCTTGATGGGTGATGCAGCCGACAAGGCTGTAGCCGAGATCGACAAAATCGAAGCGTCGCTGCTGCAGGGCGACGACATGCTGCAATTCAACGGTGCGGTTGAGGTCAGCAAACTGATCCAGCAAGCGCGCTATCAGGTGCGCGGTTACACCTACAGCGGCAAGGCCGAGTTCGAAAAGAACGCCAACGCGGGAATTGACCAGGCGTTGATCGGCATCAATACCCTGGCGGGCAACATCCCGCCGGTCTATCTGGGGCAGTTGCAAACCGCCATTGTCGGTCTCAAGGCTTATCAAGCAGCAGTCGGCCAATATCGCGACGCCCAACAAGCCAGCAAGGAAGCCTTGGCAAAGATGACTGCGCAAGGCCAAGATCTGCTGGATTTCAGCGATAAGCTGAACGCCGATCAATACAGCAAACGTGGCACCGAAAGCCAGCAAGCCAAGTCGATGCTGACGCTGGCGACAGTGCTAGCCCTGTTGTTCGGGGTTATCGCGGCGTGGGTCATCACCCGTCAAATTGTCGTGCCGTTGCTGCATACCTTGCAGATTGTCGAGCGCGTGGCGTCGGGTGATCTGAGCAACAATTTGACTATTGACCGCAAGGACGAGCTGGGCAAGCTGCAGGGCAGCATTCAGCGCATGACCGTCAGCCTGCGCGAGCTGATTGGCGGCATCCGCGATGGTGTCACGCAAATCGCCAGTGCCGCCGAGCAACTGTCCGCCGTGACCGAGCAAACCAGCGCCGGGGTCAACAGCCAGAAGGTTGAGACCGATCAGGTCGCCACCGCCATGCACGAAATGACCGCCACGGTGCAGGAAGTCGCCCGTAACGCCGAGGAAGCTTCCGAGGCCGCAGTGGCTGCCGATCAGCAAGCGCGCGAAGGTGATCGCGTGGTCAACGAAGCAATTGCCCAGATCGAGCGTCTAGCTGCGGAAGTGGGTAACTCCACCGAAGCCATGAGCGAACTCAAGCGCGAGAGCGACAAGATCGGCAGCGTCCTTGATGTGATCAAGTCGGTGGCGCAGCAAACCAACCTGCTGGCCTTGAACGCCGCCATTGAGGCCGCGCGTGCCGGTGAAGCGGGTCGCGGATTTGCAGTGGTGGCCGATGAAGTGCGCAGCCTGGCCCAGCGCACGCAAAAATCCACCGAGGAAATCGAGCAACTGATTTCCGGCTTGCAGAGCGGTACGCAGCAAGTGGCGACCATCATGGACAACAGCCGTGAACTGACCGTCAGCAGCGTCGATCTGACCCGCCGCGCCGGCAACTCGCTGGAAAACATCACCCGCACCGTTTCGGCGATCCAGGCGATGAACCAGCAAATCGCCGCCGCCGCCGAAGAACAAAGCGCGACTGCCGAGGAAATCAATCGCAGCATCCTCAACGTGCGCGACGTTTCCGAACAAACCGCCGCCTCCAGCGAAGAAACCGCCGCCTCCAGCGTTGAGCTGGCGCGTCTGGGAAGTCATCTGCAGGTGCTGGTAAGCAAATTTCGGGTGTAG
- the tatC gene encoding twin-arginine translocase subunit TatC, which translates to MSDIPENDQQMPLVSHLTELRSRLLRCVLAIFVIFGCLFYFTQKIYTFVSAPLRVFLPEGATMIATDVASPFITPFKLTMMVALFLAMPVILHQIWGFIAPGLYKHEKRVAMPLLVSSIILFYSGMAFAYYLVFPLIFHFFASVTPEGVSMMTDIASYLDFVMTLFFAFGVAFEIPVAVVLLVWIGIVDVKYLRKIRPYVVIGCFVVGMILTPPDIFSQTLLAVPMWLLFEIGVLCSSMITKRGDHPEDQPDEDKQDQPPATQP; encoded by the coding sequence ATGAGCGATATTCCGGAAAACGACCAGCAAATGCCGCTGGTCTCGCACCTCACAGAACTCCGTTCACGCCTGCTGCGCTGCGTCCTGGCGATCTTCGTAATCTTCGGCTGCCTGTTTTACTTCACCCAGAAGATCTACACCTTCGTCTCGGCTCCGCTTAGGGTGTTCCTGCCCGAAGGCGCAACGATGATCGCCACCGACGTGGCCTCGCCGTTCATCACGCCGTTCAAGCTGACCATGATGGTCGCATTGTTCCTGGCCATGCCGGTGATCCTGCACCAAATCTGGGGGTTCATCGCGCCAGGCCTGTACAAGCATGAAAAACGGGTAGCCATGCCACTGCTGGTGTCGAGCATCATCCTGTTTTATTCGGGCATGGCCTTCGCCTATTACCTGGTTTTCCCGCTGATTTTCCACTTCTTCGCCAGCGTGACGCCCGAAGGCGTGTCGATGATGACGGACATCGCCAGTTATCTGGACTTCGTCATGACGCTGTTCTTCGCCTTTGGCGTGGCGTTCGAGATTCCAGTGGCCGTGGTGCTGCTGGTGTGGATCGGCATCGTTGACGTGAAGTACCTGCGCAAGATCCGCCCTTACGTGGTCATCGGTTGCTTCGTGGTCGGCATGATCCTGACGCCGCCGGACATTTTCTCCCAGACCCTGCTCGCGGTGCCGATGTGGCTGCTGTTCGAAATTGGCGTGCTGTGCAGCTCGATGATCACCAAACGTGGCGATCATCCTGAAGACCAGCCCGACGAAGACAAGCAAGACCAGCCGCCTGCGACGCAGCCGTGA
- a CDS encoding twin-arginine translocase TatA/TatE family subunit gives MGIFDWKHWIVILVVVVLIFGTKKLKGLGTDVGESIKGFRKAMSDEEKADQTPPPVPPQQPPQAAPQGSPLNQPHTIDAQAHKVEEPIRKD, from the coding sequence ATGGGTATTTTTGACTGGAAACACTGGATCGTCATCCTGGTTGTCGTGGTACTGATTTTCGGCACCAAGAAACTCAAGGGCCTGGGCACTGATGTCGGCGAGTCGATCAAGGGCTTTCGCAAAGCCATGAGCGATGAAGAAAAAGCCGATCAGACCCCGCCGCCGGTGCCGCCGCAGCAGCCACCGCAGGCCGCGCCACAGGGTTCGCCCCTGAACCAGCCGCACACGATCGACGCGCAAGCGCACAAAGTCGAAGAGCCAATCCGCAAAGACTAG
- a CDS encoding TetR/AcrR family transcriptional regulator: protein MKTRDRILECALILFNEQGEPNVSTLEIANELGISPGNLYYHFHGKEPVILELFERFHAELAPLLNPPDNARLAAEDYWLFLHLIVERLAYYRFLFQDLSNLSGRLPKLARGIRNLLNAIKRTLASLLARLKAEGQLVSDTQALGQLVEQISMTLLFSLDYQRILGREGQSEVVVYQIMMLVAPHLIPTSRDAAQQLAMHYLEA from the coding sequence ATGAAAACCCGCGACCGCATACTTGAATGTGCCTTGATCCTGTTCAACGAGCAGGGCGAGCCGAACGTTTCGACGCTGGAAATCGCCAACGAATTGGGGATCAGCCCCGGCAATTTGTATTACCACTTTCATGGCAAGGAGCCGGTGATCCTTGAGCTGTTCGAACGCTTTCATGCTGAGCTGGCACCGCTGCTCAACCCACCAGACAACGCGCGACTGGCGGCAGAGGATTACTGGCTGTTCCTGCACCTGATCGTCGAGCGCCTGGCGTATTACCGGTTCCTGTTTCAGGACCTGTCCAACCTCTCCGGACGCCTGCCGAAGCTGGCACGGGGTATACGGAATCTGCTCAATGCCATCAAACGCACCCTGGCTTCTCTGCTGGCGCGTCTGAAAGCCGAAGGGCAGCTCGTCAGCGATACCCAGGCGTTGGGGCAACTGGTGGAGCAGATCAGCATGACCTTGCTGTTCTCCCTGGATTACCAGCGCATTCTGGGCCGCGAAGGTCAGAGCGAGGTGGTGGTCTACCAGATCATGATGCTGGTCGCGCCGCACCTGATCCCCACCTCGCGCGATGCCGCGCAGCAGTTGGCGATGCATTATCTGGAGGCGTGA
- a CDS encoding phasin family protein: protein MAGKKKLEKEGSSWIGGVEKYSRQIWLAGLGAYSKVSNDGSKLFETLVKDGEKAEKETKADVNKQVDEVKGKAKSRVGDVKDLALGKWSELEGAFDKRLNSAISRLGVPSRNEVKALHNKVDLLTRQIEKLTGESVPPVTRASASRPKATAKPLVKAAAKTVAKTADKVASKTAAAKPAVKAAAAKPVAAANKAATATASKARTVAAKASAPKKPAAPRKPAAPKTAAAKPAAAKPATTPAASATPAASTPAASPAASSNSTSSTSSTPASQS, encoded by the coding sequence ATGGCAGGCAAGAAAAAACTCGAGAAAGAAGGCAGCTCCTGGATCGGCGGAGTCGAAAAATACTCCCGTCAAATCTGGTTGGCTGGCCTGGGTGCTTACTCCAAAGTCAGCAATGACGGCAGTAAGCTTTTTGAAACCCTCGTCAAAGATGGCGAGAAGGCCGAGAAAGAAACCAAGGCCGACGTCAACAAGCAGGTCGATGAAGTCAAGGGCAAGGCGAAGTCGCGCGTGGGTGATGTGAAAGACCTTGCGCTGGGTAAATGGAGCGAGCTGGAAGGGGCTTTCGACAAGCGCCTGAACAGTGCCATTTCCCGTCTGGGCGTGCCGAGCCGCAATGAAGTCAAGGCACTGCACAACAAGGTTGACCTGCTGACGCGGCAGATCGAAAAGCTGACCGGCGAATCGGTACCGCCGGTTACCCGTGCGTCGGCATCCCGGCCCAAAGCCACGGCCAAGCCCTTGGTCAAGGCAGCCGCCAAGACCGTCGCGAAAACCGCTGATAAAGTCGCGAGCAAAACCGCAGCGGCCAAGCCAGCGGTAAAAGCAGCGGCGGCCAAACCGGTTGCAGCGGCCAATAAAGCGGCGACGGCCACGGCCAGCAAGGCTAGAACGGTGGCAGCCAAGGCTTCCGCGCCGAAAAAGCCGGCAGCGCCTAGAAAACCAGCTGCACCGAAGACCGCAGCCGCCAAGCCGGCCGCGGCAAAACCTGCGACCACTCCGGCCGCAAGCGCTACACCGGCTGCCAGCACTCCGGCAGCCTCCCCGGCAGCGAGTTCCAACTCGACATCCTCGACATCCTCGACACCTGCCAGCCAGTCCTGA
- the ubiE gene encoding bifunctional demethylmenaquinone methyltransferase/2-methoxy-6-polyprenyl-1,4-benzoquinol methylase UbiE has product MNDPRKGSDAEPTTHFGYKNVPESQKAEKVAEVFHSVAAKYDLMNDLLSGGMHRLWKRFAIELSGVRTGNRVLDIAGGTGDLTKKFSHLVGPTGEVVLADINASMLKVGRDRLLDLGVAGNVKFVQADAEKLPFPDNHFDCVTIAFGLRNVTHKEDALRSMLRVLKPGGRLLVLEFSKPTNKLMSKAYDAYSFAFMPLMGKLVTNDSESYRYLAESIRMHPNQETLKSMMVEAGFDRVTYHNMTAGVVALHRGIKP; this is encoded by the coding sequence ATGAACGATCCGCGCAAAGGCAGCGATGCCGAACCCACGACTCACTTCGGTTACAAAAATGTGCCGGAAAGCCAGAAGGCCGAGAAAGTTGCGGAGGTTTTCCACTCCGTTGCGGCCAAATACGACTTGATGAACGACCTGCTGTCCGGGGGCATGCACCGCCTCTGGAAACGCTTCGCCATCGAGCTTTCCGGCGTACGCACGGGCAACCGTGTGCTGGACATCGCCGGCGGTACGGGCGACCTGACCAAGAAATTCTCGCACCTTGTCGGCCCGACCGGCGAAGTGGTGCTGGCCGATATCAACGCCTCCATGCTCAAGGTCGGTCGCGACCGCCTGCTGGATCTGGGTGTCGCCGGCAACGTCAAGTTCGTCCAGGCCGACGCTGAAAAGCTGCCGTTCCCGGACAACCATTTCGACTGCGTGACCATCGCTTTCGGCCTGCGCAACGTGACGCACAAGGAAGACGCGCTGCGCTCCATGCTGCGCGTGCTCAAGCCGGGCGGTCGCCTGTTGGTGCTGGAGTTCTCCAAGCCGACCAACAAGCTGATGTCCAAGGCTTACGACGCTTACTCGTTCGCCTTCATGCCGTTGATGGGCAAGCTGGTCACCAACGATTCGGAAAGCTACCGCTATCTGGCGGAGTCGATCCGCATGCACCCGAATCAGGAAACCCTGAAGTCGATGATGGTCGAAGCCGGTTTTGACCGCGTGACCTATCACAACATGACCGCCGGCGTTGTCGCGCTGCATCGCGGCATCAAGCCCTGA
- a CDS encoding 16S rRNA (uracil(1498)-N(3))-methyltransferase: MNLLLLEDADFIAADRAILRDRRLKHMQEVHRAVVGDRLRVGRIGGLMGNAELLRLEDQEAELRVSLDSAPPAKLPLTLLLALPRPKMLRRVFQTVATMGVPKVILLNSYRVEKSFWQTPFLEPAAIREQLILGLEQARDSVLPEIIIEKRFKPFVEDRLPQLVEGTLGLVGHPGQFPACPRAVQQPVTLAIGPEGGWIPYEIDLLNKSGLQPVQLGERILRVETAVTALLARLF; this comes from the coding sequence GTGAATCTGCTGCTCCTCGAAGACGCCGATTTCATTGCGGCTGACCGGGCCATCCTGCGCGATCGACGCCTCAAGCACATGCAAGAGGTACATCGCGCTGTAGTGGGTGACAGGCTGCGCGTCGGCCGGATTGGCGGATTGATGGGCAATGCCGAGTTGCTGCGCCTGGAAGATCAAGAAGCAGAACTGCGCGTCAGCCTCGACAGCGCCCCGCCCGCCAAACTGCCCTTGACCCTGCTGCTGGCCCTGCCTCGGCCGAAAATGCTGCGTCGCGTGTTTCAGACCGTCGCGACCATGGGCGTGCCGAAAGTCATCCTGCTCAACAGCTACCGGGTCGAGAAGAGCTTCTGGCAGACCCCGTTTCTGGAGCCTGCAGCCATTCGCGAGCAGTTGATCCTCGGCCTGGAACAGGCCCGGGACAGCGTGCTGCCGGAAATCATCATCGAGAAACGCTTCAAGCCATTTGTCGAAGACCGCCTGCCGCAACTCGTCGAGGGCACGCTCGGTCTGGTAGGACATCCCGGTCAATTCCCGGCATGCCCCAGAGCGGTGCAACAACCTGTAACACTCGCCATAGGCCCGGAAGGCGGCTGGATCCCCTATGAAATCGACCTGCTGAACAAGTCCGGCCTACAGCCTGTGCAGCTCGGCGAACGAATCCTGCGTGTCGAAACCGCAGTCACCGCCCTCCTCGCCCGCCTTTTCTAA
- a CDS encoding SCP2 sterol-binding domain-containing protein translates to MLLRGLLASVEHGLNRVLRLDSTALPRLERLSGKVIAVDCRNPALQLFILPSDEGLLLAAHWEVEADCTLRAPAASLMRLALSQDKSAVLHGPDVELDGDSSVLLELFGILQDLELDWEFELSRWLGPVASTLLGNHLRSRARWSSESFASMSQNLADYLSEESRTLVGTHEAEARFAELDQIKLDLERLEARFERLAQSLNSSDNA, encoded by the coding sequence ATGTTGCTGCGCGGCTTGCTCGCCAGTGTCGAGCACGGTCTGAACCGTGTGCTGCGTCTGGACAGCACGGCATTGCCGCGTCTGGAGCGGCTGAGCGGCAAGGTGATCGCGGTTGACTGTCGTAACCCGGCATTGCAGCTGTTCATCCTGCCCAGCGACGAAGGCCTGCTGCTCGCCGCGCACTGGGAAGTCGAGGCCGATTGCACCCTGCGTGCGCCGGCCGCAAGCCTGATGCGCCTGGCCTTGAGCCAGGACAAGAGCGCCGTGTTGCACGGCCCGGATGTCGAGCTGGATGGCGACAGTTCAGTGCTACTTGAACTGTTCGGCATCCTGCAGGACCTGGAGCTGGACTGGGAATTCGAGCTGTCACGCTGGCTTGGCCCGGTCGCCAGCACGCTGTTGGGCAATCACCTGCGCAGCCGCGCGCGCTGGAGCAGCGAAAGCTTCGCCAGCATGAGTCAGAATCTTGCGGATTACCTGAGCGAAGAATCGCGCACACTGGTAGGTACGCACGAAGCCGAAGCACGTTTTGCCGAACTCGATCAGATCAAACTCGATCTGGAACGCCTGGAGGCGCGCTTTGAGCGCCTCGCCCAATCCCTTAATTCCAGCGATAACGCATGA
- a CDS encoding phosphoribosyl-ATP diphosphatase codes for MTDTLSRLAEVLESRKGAAADSSYVASLYHKGLNKILEKVGEESVETIIAAKDAAVSGDCSDVIYETADLWFHSMVMLAALGQHPQAVLDELDRRFGLSGHAEKAARPAD; via the coding sequence ATGACCGATACCTTGTCCCGCCTGGCCGAAGTGCTGGAATCGCGCAAAGGCGCTGCTGCCGACAGCTCTTACGTCGCCAGCCTGTATCACAAGGGTCTGAACAAGATTCTGGAAAAGGTCGGCGAAGAGTCGGTCGAGACGATCATTGCCGCCAAGGACGCCGCCGTCAGCGGCGATTGCAGCGATGTCATCTATGAGACCGCTGACCTGTGGTTTCACAGCATGGTGATGCTTGCCGCGCTGGGTCAGCATCCACAAGCGGTGCTCGATGAACTGGACCGCCGTTTCGGCCTGTCGGGCCATGCGGAAAAAGCCGCGCGCCCGGCCGACTGA
- a CDS encoding phasin family protein, with amino-acid sequence MAKVRLLKKKAEDEQDTALSEVRLYARKIWLAGLGAYSWAEQEGSEYIKELIRTGEETEKKARQVIDEKVEAANSEIMAFTDDVAEVADDVESRLDKIENAFDRRVASALNRIGIPSRHDVETLSAKLDGLTALLERVVNKK; translated from the coding sequence ATGGCCAAAGTAAGGTTGTTGAAGAAAAAAGCCGAAGACGAACAGGACACGGCGCTTTCCGAAGTCAGACTCTATGCGCGTAAAATCTGGCTCGCCGGCCTGGGTGCTTATTCCTGGGCCGAGCAGGAAGGCAGCGAGTACATCAAAGAGCTGATCCGTACCGGCGAAGAAACCGAGAAGAAAGCCAGGCAGGTCATCGACGAAAAAGTCGAAGCAGCGAACAGCGAAATAATGGCCTTCACCGATGATGTGGCCGAAGTCGCAGACGATGTTGAAAGCCGCCTGGACAAAATCGAAAACGCCTTTGATCGGCGTGTTGCCAGTGCCCTGAATCGCATTGGCATCCCTTCCAGACATGACGTCGAGACACTCTCTGCTAAGCTCGATGGGCTGACGGCATTGCTCGAACGTGTCGTCAATAAAAAATAA
- a CDS encoding polyhydroxyalkanoic acid system family protein — MARITVERPHALGKEKAREKAEVLVEKLAEKYGIAHEWNGDSVELNGKGAKGTVDVEDALVRVNLELNFFLSAMSGQIQAEVEKQLDKALLA, encoded by the coding sequence ATGGCCCGAATCACTGTTGAACGCCCGCACGCATTGGGCAAAGAAAAGGCCCGCGAGAAGGCTGAGGTGCTGGTGGAAAAGCTGGCGGAAAAATATGGCATCGCCCATGAGTGGAACGGCGACAGCGTTGAACTCAACGGCAAGGGCGCCAAAGGCACCGTTGATGTCGAGGACGCGCTGGTGCGGGTCAACCTTGAGCTGAACTTTTTCCTGTCGGCCATGAGCGGACAGATTCAGGCTGAAGTCGAGAAGCAGCTGGATAAGGCGTTGCTGGCATAG